The following are from one region of the Tachysurus fulvidraco isolate hzauxx_2018 chromosome 24, HZAU_PFXX_2.0, whole genome shotgun sequence genome:
- the LOC113649521 gene encoding uncharacterized protein LOC113649521 — MRGITWKSFYAPPIRVGAIILILQLCLVISFNFTESSGDYTSAEPKMDLECLNDYITEMMCSLTSDQQLICPEYSLNVTVFNARFTCDLQQLNSSSCECTVHVNSGFVLGEEYKVNVLRNKNLLFTTNFGTTETIKPKKPVIRTVKETKNGNFLIAWDTAYTINELVFSTELTYYIKGSKGTRKNVTVTTKGQFKYELVGRNLESYSNYIVMARIQSLFNDRFSDYSDPYRFSTPSSLKDYVKIIIPLICITLIISIFITYYLCNKILIVWWFKIPTPKIATNFVKQVPNLLSFQNDFSPDNLDASKLLHSGDKIWPASSPVDVRGENNSLNSFGKDGDSSGVSYSQAVIQSIEANSPENNTHGKESQSTISRMPTSTQYYKNLTSLSNDSNVLMPYGNSSDFSNKPYMFSLSDKIHNPTNGHCIYDLNQHESIFPSLEKNLDPVIQTDLEYGPCTPCTPCTGSSGSENVTPSSSEIIVVNGYQSLNNILDRASKPQSFISPHNDVYLITEKILCSKNAHNISYESPIIPVENEYRDFRSLLQNSNEQHSLVTGPELKQLCGLDLHTSPGIEIDCSYHTV, encoded by the exons ATGAGAGGAATAACCTGGAAATCATTTTACGCACCG CCTATTAGGGTGGGTGCCATAATCCTCATCCTGCAGCTATGCCTTGTGATCAGTTTTAACTTTACTGAATCTTCTGGAGACTATACAAGTGCAG AGCCTAAGATGGATCTGGAGTGTCTTAATGATTACATAACAGAGATGATGTGTAGTTTGACTTCAGACCAACAGCTCATCTGCCCCGAGTACAGTCTCAATGTGACTGTATTTAACGC AAGATTTACTTGCGATTTACAGCAACTTAATTCCAGCTCATGTGAATGCACAGTGCATGTGAACTCTGGCTTTGTTTTGGGAGAGGAATACAAGGTTAATGTGTTGAGAAACAAAAACCTACTGTTCACTACAAACTTCGGTACTACAGAAACCA tTAAACCTAAAAAACCTGTCATAAGGACAGTCAAGGAAACAAAGAATGGAAACTTTCTCATTGCTTGGGACACGGCTTATACGATTAATGAACTTGTATTCAGTACCGAGCTCACTTACTACATCAAAGGAAGCAAAGGGACGAGAAAAAAT GTGACCGTAACAACAAAAGGCCAGTTTAAGTACGAGCTTGTAGGCAGAAACCTTGAGTCATATTCCAACTATATTGTGATGGCAAGAATACAATCACTCTTCAATGACAGATTCAGCGATTACAGTGATCCATATAGGTTTTCTACAC CCTCATCTCTAAAGGACTATGTCAAGATAATAATTCCCCTCATATGTATAACTCTGATCATCAGCATTTTTATCACCTACTATTTATGCAACAA AATCCTGATTGTTTGGTGGTTCAAGATTCCTACTCCGAAAATAGCTACTAATTTTGTAAAACAG GTCCCAAACTTGCTGTCATTTCAAAACGACTTCTCACCTGACAATCTCGACGCTTCAAAGCTGCTCCACTCCGGAGACAAGATCTG GCCTGCGTCTTCTCCGGTAGACGTCCGAGGTGAAAATAACAGCCTCAACAGCTTCGGTAAAGACGGAGATTCGTCAGGAGTGAGTTACAGCCAAGCGGTAATTCAGAGTATAGAAGCAAACAGCCCTGAAAATAACACTCATGGGAAAGAATCTCAGTCAACAATCAGTCGAATGCCAACATCAACACAATATTATAAAAACCTGACATCTCTCAGCAATGACAGTaatgttctaatgccgtatgggAACAGCTCTGACTTCAGTAACAAGCCCTATATGTTTTCACTCTCTGACAAGATTCACAACCCCACCAATGGACACTGTATCTATGACTTGAATCAGCATGAGAGCATTTTTCCTTCTTTGGAGAAAAACTTGGACCCAGTGATCCAGACAGATTTGGAGTATGGCCCGTGTACCCCGTGTACCCCGTGTACCGGAAGCTCAGGGTCTGAAAACGTCACACCCTCCAGCAGCGAGATTATCGTGGTTAATGGATATCAGAGCCTTAATAACATCCTGGATCGTGCATCAAAACCTCAATCGTTTATCAGCCCTCATAATGACGTTTATCTGATCACGGAAAAGATCCTCTGCAGCAAGAACGCACACAACATTTCCTATGAAAGCCCCATCATCCCAGTGGAGAACGAATATAGAGATTTCCGTAGCTTACTCCAAAATTCAAATGAACAACATAGCCTGGTCACTGGCCCTGAATTAAAACAGCTTTGTGGCCTGGATTTGCATACATCTCCAGGTATTGAAATCGACTGTTCATATCACACGGTATGA
- the nsmce1 gene encoding non-structural maintenance of chromosomes element 1 homolog — MSRPMGDSHKRFLQTMMRNGIISSVQAKALYRHCCETHGAHYLPDKLEEFIDVINTNLQPMFMHVRKGTSEEDGAQHYALVNVAETDITRMSSDYADNELELFRKTMDLILDAENGSASSTDLLNCADRLQTKKMKKKETEQVLNKFVQDKWLSEKQGEYTLSTRCIIEMEQYMRTVYQDLIRVCHVCHNIVLQGQICENPDCGIKMHYYCVARYFKGRIDPHCPSCSAFWAHEVPEIQPESQSQSSSARETSAPTPSTVATRRSRRL; from the exons ATGTCCCGTCCTATGGGTGACAGCCATAAGCGGTTTTTACAGACCATGATGAGGAACGGTATAATCAGTAGTGTTCAAGCCAAGGCACTTTATCGCCATTGTTGTGAGACTCACGGAG CTCATTATTTGCCAGATAAGTTGGAGGAATTCATCGACGTCATCAATACTAACCTTCAGCCCATGTTCATGCACGTTAGAAAAGGCACGTCAGAAGAGGACGGAGCACAGCACTACGCTTTG GTGAACGTGGCCGAAACAGACATCACGAGAATGTCTTCTGATTACGCGGATAACGAACTGGAGCTGTTCAGGAAAACG ATGGATCTGATTTTAGACGCCGAGAACGGTAGCGCCTCTTCCACCGATCTCCTGAATTGCGCCGATCGTCTCCAGAcgaagaaaatgaaaaagaaagagacgGAGCAAGTGCTGAATAAGTTTGTTCAGGACAAATGGTTAAGTGAG AAACAAGGAGAATACACTTTAAGCACTCGTTGTATCATCGAGATGGAGCAGTATATGCGTACAGTTTACCAGGACCTCATCAGGGTGTGTCACGTGTGCCACAACATCGTCTTACAG GGCCAAATCTGTGAAAACCCTGATTGTGGGATCAAGATGCATTATTACTGCGTTGCCAGATATTTTAAAGGGCGCATCGACCCACACTGCCCTTCCTGCAGTGCCTTCTGGGCTCATGAGGTCCCCG AAATCCAGCCGGAGTCACAAAGCCAGTCTTCGTCTGCCAGAGAGACGTCTGCTCCTACACCGTCTACGGTTGCCACACGACGCTCCAGGAGGCTGTGA